A section of the Girardinichthys multiradiatus isolate DD_20200921_A chromosome 5, DD_fGirMul_XY1, whole genome shotgun sequence genome encodes:
- the si:ch211-243a20.4 gene encoding uncharacterized protein si:ch211-243a20.4, translating to MEARYLCHLSLILAWICLLSFPSICTGMNALEIKLKSTVFVAFSGEDLSIDVSIHKPTNQTPADLLCFNPSQKEIYRTSIKPIEGVQRIQIYLKNLSSSGMYRFTYNTAEVKWFLRVTAKGYRESVILDYTEIIIVAVCTGVLLVFSVLGSVFVFRGHWKEPNSESLDTSRQQNQNGEDGEGTETKENNMDMRTAQSSSFYASLEPWNRSIYDVLDRSAATSDEQQTKTKSAKKELPNMVEQNAEAQDEGIFDSVYENF from the exons ATGGAAGCTCGATACTTATGCCATCTTTCCCTTATCTTGGCTTGGATATGTCTATTATCTTTCCCATCCATATGTACAGGAATGAACGCTCTAG AGATAAAGCTGAAAAGCACAGTTTTTGTGGCCTTCTCAGGCGAAGATCTCAGCATTGATGTCAGCATCCATAAACCAACTAACCAAACTCCAGCAGATCTGCTATGCTTCAACCCTTCTCAAAAAGAAATATACCGTACCAGTATAAAACCTATAGAAGGAGTGCAACGCATTCAAATCTACCTGAAGAACCTGAGCAGTTCAGGGATGTACAGATTCACATATAATACTGCTGAGGTGAAGTGGTTTCTACGAGTGACAG CTAAAGGCTACAGGGAGTCCGTGATCTTGGACTACACAGAGATCATCATAGTGGCTGTCTGCACTGGTGTGCTGCTGGTCTTCAGTGTGCTTGGCTCCGTGTTTGTCTTCAGAGGACATTGG AAAGAGCCAAACTCTGAATCTCTCGACACGAGCAGACAACAGAACCAAAACGGAGAAGACGGGGAGGGGACagaaacaaaggaaaataacaTGGACATGAGAACCGCTCAGTCTTCTTCTTTCTATGCC AGTCTAGAGCCTTGGAACAGGTCCATTTATGATGTCCTGGATCGCTCAGCTGCCACTAGCGACGAGcagcaaaccaaaacaaaatccGCAAAAAAGGAACTCCCAAACATG GTGGAGCAAAATGCTGAAGCCCAGGATGAAGGCATCTTTGATTCTGTTTATGAGAATTTCTGA
- the f8a gene encoding 40-kDa huntingtin-associated protein isoform X2, whose protein sequence is MAAEGDFLARYRAVSNKLKKRFLRKPNVAEASEQFGQLAKELKQQDCLQYAAFCNLAMARCEQTLFNAPGEALALTDAARLFLSSEKEIRALQAPGFDEHLQAALNCYSFAIKVYIEMNQPVMAASLCLELGNALKEMNRPGEAIVHFQRAAELQTQTPIEALLSMGEIATCKIVTRDYDGALSVFTEMQLMCQERGMQLPGTTNPIGSFLDIVAKCEISRVLLLMLLEPPPQKLLPEHAQTLERYAWESFDPHSQVTFLPENVFLLLQSVVCHMLLLRLQTPLPRLLLPSRDPASLRWCRQ, encoded by the exons ATGGCTGCAGAGGGCGATTTTCTGGCGAGATACAGAGCTGtgtcaaataaattaaagaa GCGTTTCCTCCGAAAGCCGAATGTCGCTGAAGCCAGTGAGCAGTTTG GTCAGCTGGCAAAAGAGCTGAAGCAGCAGGACTGTCTTCAGTATGCTGCCTTCTGTAACCTGGCCATGGCTCG GTGTGAGCAGACTCTGTTTAATGCCCCAGGGGAAGCTCTGGCCCTGACCGATGCTGCACGTCTCTTTCTCTCATCTGAGAAGGAGATCAGAGCCCTGCAGGCTCCGGGCTTTGATGAACACCTTCAAGCTGCTCTCAACTGCTACAGTTTTGCCATTAAG GTGTACATTGAGATGAACCAGCCTGTGATGGCAGCCAGCCTGTGTTTGGAACTTGGGAACGCGCTCAAG GAAATGAACAGACCAGGGGAAGCGATCGTTCACTTCCAGAGAGCTGCAGAGTTACAGACGCAGACACCCATAGAAGCTCTGCTGTCCATGGGAGAAATAGCCACGTGTAAAATCGTCACAC GTGACTATGACGGTGCTTTGTCAGTGTTCACAGAGATGCAGCTGATGTGTCAGGAGAGAGGAATGCAGCTGCCAGGCACCACAAACCCTATTG ggTCCTTTTTGGAcattgtggcaaaatgtgagaTATCCAGAGTGCTACTGCTGATGTTACTTGAG cctccacCTCAGAAGCTATTACCAGAACATGCTCAGACCCTGGAGAGATACGCATGGGAGTCCTTCGACCCTCACAGCCAAG TGACCTTTCTGCCTGAGAATGTGTTCCTGCTTCTGCAGTCGGTAGTG TGTCATATGCTGCTGCTCAGGTTGCAGACCCCCTTACCTAGACTGCTGCTGCCCTCCCGTGACCCTGCAAGCTTGAGGTGGTGTagacaatag
- the f8a gene encoding 40-kDa huntingtin-associated protein isoform X1 produces MAAEGDFLARYRAVSNKLKKRFLRKPNVAEASEQFGQLAKELKQQDCLQYAAFCNLAMARCEQTLFNAPGEALALTDAARLFLSSEKEIRALQAPGFDEHLQAALNCYSFAIKVYIEMNQPVMAASLCLELGNALKEMNRPGEAIVHFQRAAELQTQTPIEALLSMGEIATCKIVTRDYDGALSVFTEMQLMCQERGMQLPGTTNPIGSFLDIVAKCEISRVLLLMLLEPPPQKLLPEHAQTLERYAWESFDPHSQVTFLPENVFLLLQSVVMACQEKDTESLKSLQTELWPFLTAEQNHLLHLVVLERIAPCGQGI; encoded by the exons ATGGCTGCAGAGGGCGATTTTCTGGCGAGATACAGAGCTGtgtcaaataaattaaagaa GCGTTTCCTCCGAAAGCCGAATGTCGCTGAAGCCAGTGAGCAGTTTG GTCAGCTGGCAAAAGAGCTGAAGCAGCAGGACTGTCTTCAGTATGCTGCCTTCTGTAACCTGGCCATGGCTCG GTGTGAGCAGACTCTGTTTAATGCCCCAGGGGAAGCTCTGGCCCTGACCGATGCTGCACGTCTCTTTCTCTCATCTGAGAAGGAGATCAGAGCCCTGCAGGCTCCGGGCTTTGATGAACACCTTCAAGCTGCTCTCAACTGCTACAGTTTTGCCATTAAG GTGTACATTGAGATGAACCAGCCTGTGATGGCAGCCAGCCTGTGTTTGGAACTTGGGAACGCGCTCAAG GAAATGAACAGACCAGGGGAAGCGATCGTTCACTTCCAGAGAGCTGCAGAGTTACAGACGCAGACACCCATAGAAGCTCTGCTGTCCATGGGAGAAATAGCCACGTGTAAAATCGTCACAC GTGACTATGACGGTGCTTTGTCAGTGTTCACAGAGATGCAGCTGATGTGTCAGGAGAGAGGAATGCAGCTGCCAGGCACCACAAACCCTATTG ggTCCTTTTTGGAcattgtggcaaaatgtgagaTATCCAGAGTGCTACTGCTGATGTTACTTGAG cctccacCTCAGAAGCTATTACCAGAACATGCTCAGACCCTGGAGAGATACGCATGGGAGTCCTTCGACCCTCACAGCCAAG TGACCTTTCTGCCTGAGAATGTGTTCCTGCTTCTGCAGTCGGTAGTG ATGGCCTGTCAGGAGAAAGACACAGAGTCCCTGAAGTCCTTGCAGACTGAGCTGTG GCCCTTTCTGACGGCAGAGCAGAATCACCTCCTCCACCTGGTGGTTCTGGAGCGAATTGCACCGTGTGGTCAAGGCATTTAG